In Nomascus leucogenys isolate Asia chromosome 3, Asia_NLE_v1, whole genome shotgun sequence, the genomic window GATCGTGGTCTAGGATCCAGGGAACCCTAAGAGGAGCAGGAAGTGAGAACCGGGGAAGGGATCCACGCCAGAGGGAGAGTTGAGTGCCCAGAGCGGAAACGGGAGCAGAGGGAGCCAGGGCCAGCAGAGGAAGGCAGGAGCGGGCAGCAGAGAAGGCTGCAGCGGCCACCACCTAGTACCTAAAGTCCCGGGAGTAGTCCTCCCGCCACCGATCACCAGCCTGCCGGTGCATTATTCGTGCCCAAGAAaacagggctgggcccagggtagGAAACCCAGCCGGGAGAGAACGAAAATGAAAAGCTAGCTGTCCTGGGCGGCTATGCCCCCCTGCCATCCTCCCAGATGAAGCCTGCTCTCCGGAAAAAAAAAGGGCCACTGGTTCTGCTGATTTATCGGGGCTCAGAGCCCCCACTGGCCCCGCAGCACCACGGTCACTGGAGCTAGGAGCGCGAAGTGCATGTGTGTAGGGGACTGGAGGTGGGGGAACCTGTTGTTTTCTTGTGTTTGATCCTGGGGCTCGCTTCCTGGGTCCTAGAACAGCAGCCAGGACGGAAGAAACTGTTCACGTTGCACCCCTTTCTCTAAGATTCCCAGGCCCAGAGTAGCTGCGGAAGGTGGTCCTGAATCTATGGCCTCCTTCTCTCTGCCTGACCCGGCCCGTGGATCCCGAGAGGGGACCAGGGAGAGCTTCTCCGAGCAGGGGTCCTTCGGGAGTCAGAGAGGGGTCCAGGCTGAGAGAACTCTTCAAGCATGGCGAGTCTGCGATATAGAATCGGGCGGGCGGCTCGACTTGGGGGAAGCACCAAGAAGAGCTGGGCGACCTGGCGCGCAGAACCAGCTTTGGGGAGCCACCCAGCGGGGCAGGGGTAGCACGGAGCCCGGGCCGCGGCCAGGCGGGGAGCGCGCGGGCCGGACTCACCTGTGAACCTGTCCTTTGTGTATCTGCGGTTACTCTCCATCCAGGGGAAGGTGAGGCCAGTGAGGTTGTTGACGCCTGGCATGGCGGGCACGGTGGGCAAGCCggtggccaggggctgggggtgggccaCGGCTCCTGCGAGCGGCCTGTGTGCGGGCACCCGGATCACCCCCGCAGCGCTGAGTGCCCCGGCACcgccgctgctgccgccgccgccgccgccaggaCCGGGGCCGCCCGCCAAGGCCATGTTCACATTGTAGGAGCCGGTCAGAGGACCCATGCTGCAGGCGCCGCCGCCGCCTGCCGGGCCTCCGGGGCCGCCCGGACCTCCGGTACCATAGGCCCCCGCGCCTCCAGCCCCCGCCCCGGCCGCGGAGCCCCCGCCGCCGTAAGTGTAGGCGCCTCCGACCAAGCAGCCAAGGCCGTATTCTCCGTCCTGGAGGCGCGAGGCGGGCCCCATGCAGCCACCCTGGTCCGGGCTGTTGAGGATCTGGTCGATGCCGAAGCTGATGGGCTCTGCGTGGCCCGGGTGGAGGTGGTGCGGACCCAGGTGCTCCATGCTGGCCCCGGCCCCACGGGGGGGCCCGGGCGGCGGCGCTCGCTGCGCTCCGCTCCGGGGGCAGCTAGCAGGGGCTGGGAGGCAACAGCGGCTCCTGGCTGCGCGGAGACTTGGAAGCGAAGTGCGCAGAAGGGCTAAAgtagaagggggaggggagggagagagggggcgCCGtattcttcctctctctgtcttctgctTCCCCTCTCCGGCTGCTCGCTCGCTGTTGACTCTGGGACATCAATCACCAGGCGAAAAAGCCCGGTGCAAGAGAGCTTCGCGGTTTCGTCCCGGGTCTCTCCATTGGCTGTGCGCGGAGAGGAGCGGGGTGAATGACAGCacgagggaggggaggggagggggagaggaaggcCAGAAGCCGAGACAGATGCAAGAGCCAGAGATAGAGGGACGGAGACCAAGACTCGGAGTAGTTcatgaagagagagaagaggggaacAAGGAGAGGcttaaaagaaaaagggaaaacaggAAGCGACCATTCCCAGAGACGGACAGACAGACAAACCCAAGGAGGGTGAAGTCAACTGTCTTCCCGGCCTGTTGGGAGCCATCCCCTCACTTTGAACTGGGCCAAAGGAGTCCAGCCCACAAGGCGTCTGAGGAAGGGATGTCCCTGCCCAACTGGAGAATCTCCCCAAGGGCTCAGCTGGGAAACACCTGTCACTCAACCAGGAGATTTACTCCAAACTTCAAGTCCAGCTTTTTAGAAAGTAGAAGACTGTCTACTCCCCAGGTATGGAGcccaggccctgaggcaggaTGGTGAGTTCAGGCTTGCCCTTCTTTAAAACACAGGCCTATGAACAACTGgctatatattataaaaatcagCAACCACCCCCCAACTCAGCCTTCTTAGAGAAATTCAGGAAGGGAACATTTCCTGAAAGGCAGGCACAAGTCAAGAGGGTTGGTTTGGGGTCTGCGGCCAGGGTGCCTATGCCTCAACATACCCCTTTcgttttaaataaaaagatgccTCAAGAAGTAAAATCCTACAGGGGTTGAAAGAGGCAATTCCTACAGTGTTTGAATGAATTCAACCAGATTGCATTACACCTAACAATTACCCCAGGGTTGGCTATTCCAGGCAagaagactttggactgtggtgtgtgttattttcttacttttggaATCTTGGGAGGGAGTCATAGGGGCTTAAGGCTGTGGGGGCTGGGATTGGTGGGACTAGGATCAGGGAAGTGGATCCAGGACAAATTTAGGCCTTTCCAATGTTTTGCCAGTGGCTGTCTGGCTGAGAGcccaagagaaaaggaggaaactccctttttcttcttcctctctttcccctctccaGTAGAAAATGTTTGCTACCTTTTAGAAGCCAAGCTTCGGGAAAGGCACAGGTTCTATCACTTGGGATCTGTTTCTGTTCTATTTCAGTTCAGTTTCAGATTAGACTTTAGACTGTCTCTGTCTGGAAAGATGCTAGGATGTGAAGACTCACATTCTCTCCTCATCAAGTCTTATTGCAATCTATTTGCTTTGGGCATGTCTGTCACCTCCACTTGAAGAGATCTTCTTGGAGGCAGAGAGTGGCTTGTTCAGTTCTGTTCTCTCCTGAAGAATACAGCCCCAAACAACAAAATATGCTCATCTTGGGTGAATAACAAATGAATGTATGTCtttattcaataatatttattgagtactgtactcactatgtgtcaggcactgttctaggcacgggggacatagcagtgaacaaaacaaaggtcctgacctcatgaagcttacattctataGAGGGGGTCAGacaataagcaaagaagaaaatacaagacAGATATTAGTAAGTATTgtggagaaaaatataaactctACACCAATGCTTCAAGATGAGTATTctctctattttacaaatgtgaGGAAAGCACATTTCAGAATAGCTATGACTGGTGTGGATCAATATGGAGGAGCTAGACTCAACTTGCTTTTGTGGGTTAGCCTGGAAACCTACATGCTGGTTGGAAGTTTGCATCTCTGGGGAAAACCTTGGATTTTCCCCAAATCTCGGGGAGCTCCAGCCAGGTGGACAAAGGCCCACTCAAGACAAAGCCAAATGTGAAATTGGTAGTTGTTTGTAAACACTAAGCAGAAgtccaggtgcgatggctcacacctgtaatcccagaactttgggaggccgaggcgggcggatcgtgaggtcaggagatcgagaccatcctggctaacatggtgaaatcccgtctctactaaaagtacaaaaaattagccaggcgtggtggtgggcacctgtagtcccagctactcaggaggctgaggcaggagaacccaggaggcagagcttgcagtgagccgagatcgcgccactgcactccagcctgggcaacagtgcaagactccatctcaaaaaacaaacaaacaaacaaacaaacaaaacactaagCAGAAACATGAGAGGGCTCCGCTCCCTCGCCAGTTCTCTTCTTCCCACTTACCCAATCCAGATACTCTGCCCTACCCAGGGAGTTCCATAACTTACTTCAGAAGTTGTCTGAACCTGAATGAATCTCTTCCTGCCTCTTATCTTGAGGGaactaaagcagaaataaattatttattgaaagacagctttgtgccaggcaccacATCATACTTATCTCATTTAAGACTCATAATAACCCTGGGAAGTTAATAGAAATGTCCCAATTTTTTATAATTGAGAGAATTGAatgaatgttcatggcagtaCTATTCATGATAGCCCGAAAGGGGAAACAACTCAGATGTCCATCAACtcatgaatagataaacaaaatttgaTATATCCacacatggaatattatttagccatgaaaaggaaaagaagggaaatgcTGGttcatgctataacatggatgaacctaggagactattctgctaagtgaaagaagccgagcacaaaggccacatattgtatgattccacttttatgaaatgtccaaaataggcaaatccacagaggcagagagtagattagtggtttccagggcctGAGGGCAACAGGGAATGGAAATTGACTGCTAATGGATACAGAATtccttttggagtgatgaaaacattctggaattagatagtggtgatggttacataactttgtaaaaatattaaaacccaccgaattatacattttaaagggGCTGAATATTATAGCATATGAATTATATCgcatttttacaaagaaaaaaatggctgggtgcagtggcctatgcctgtagtcctagcagcTCTGCAGGgtgaggctagaggatcacttggggccaggaattGGAGCCTGCAATGTGCTATAATTGcacctctagcctgggcaacatagcaatgccccatctctaaaaagaaaatgaaaactgagactcagtaaAGAGAACAAACTTGCTCCAAGTTCCATAGACAGAGAAGATTGATCTGGAATCTCAAAATCTGAGCTATTTTCCTTGTTTGAGGCTGAAAACTATGGGGAAGGGTACTGCAGCTTTTTTTGAGGCTGGGTCCTAGTGGCCTCACTCCTTTTAGTCTCACCACAGTTTTACCTGCTGCAGTTAAAACCCCATCTTTTGGTGTGAGTTGGTTGAAGGTAAAATttacaaaacgaaacaaaataaaacaaaataaaataaaataaaaacccatcTATCTCTCCAGGTGCACATCTCCAGCTCAGATGGCCTTCCAACCCTTTTGGCATCTGCCTGATCTACCTCTTGAACTCCTCAGATCTGACACCAGTTGTCCAGGGTACCTGGGAGGAGACTTTACCCTTGCTGGCCCAGCTTAATGTTGGCAGAGTCATCCCTACCTTGTACATGGCCCACGAAGACTGTCAAGCTCTTCTCATTAAAATCCAGCAGCCAAGGGATATACTGACTTTCCCATGCTATCACAGCTGCTTCCTTGAtggatttcttccttttccccctcCTACCTTTTTTGCTTATCAGAGTCAACTTTTATCCCAATTGGGGATACTCCCAACTTTTACCCTCAGTGAGGTGCTGGGGTTGTGTGAGTCAACTTAATCCCAGCCTTTGTCTTCCAATAGGGTATTTCCTGAGGGCCAAGACTACCCTCTCTGTCCCTTCCTTACCTAGAAAGATGAGACCGGAGGGTCAGGATTTGCTGGGCTCTGGCGCCCACCCCTTCTCCCGGGAGCAGTGTTACCTGAGCACGGTGTTGCAAGGTTGGGAAGTTTTCTGAAACAGGAGAGGAGACTCACACAAGTTTATATTCGCTGCAGCTTCTGTGTTTCCACCGTGCTTTTGCATGCCTTGCAAAACAGCCCTGATAGGAacgaggagggaggggaagaaagtgGGACTCACAGAGCAACTGCCATGTGTGAGCCACCTTCAATCGGAAGAATGATCTCTCCATTCATCTTTAATCCTGTGATGTGGTTTttgctatccccattttacagatgagaaaaccaaggcactGAAAGCTGGAAAGGGGCAGACCAGACGCAAACACTGCTTTCCTGACACAACTCACTACAAGCTGCTTCCTTAAGCCTAAACTTGGCTCTTGCCTCACAGGACTATCTTGCAGGAACCTAGGTGAGTTGCAGATCCTTCTCTCTGGTTCTGAGGCCACCTGGTAACACCCCTTCCCCCAAGCGCCGGCTCCCCCTGGCCTGCAGAATAAAAAAGTGCCTCCAATTAAAAGAAGAGCAGCTGGGGCCGGGCctagggctgggggaggaggaaaggacGGGCTCAGCCCACGGGGAGGCCCCTTTGGATCCCACAtgatctcctcctcctccccactctgaAAGAGACCCCCGGGCCAGGGGTTGTCCTTTAGCTTACGGGTATGTGTGGAAACTTAATTACTTTGTGTTTGTGGGACCGTGCATCCATGAGGGGAAAGCTGGATGGGAAAGCGTGTGTGACAGTCAGGGTTGAGAGGGCTGTGCAGATGTCCTGGGCATgtctttaagaaataattttaacaatttattcaataaataattatagagCATCTaatatgtatcaggcactgtgttaggctGTTGGGATACAACCGCAAGCAAAACGCATGTTGGTAAGAGTGTTGGAGGAAAAGAAGGGAGTCTGAGTATTTTATACAACTGGATTTTGTCATGTGAGGATGTATGTGTCAGTGAGAATGCAAGTGAATGTGTTTTCTGCAACAGGATGAGTATGTGTTTACAACTGTTCCTCTGTAGTGAGTGCCTGTGATGGGATGAGGGCATCCCTCTGCTACAACTGTGTGCTGCAGATGGTGTGTACCATGGGAGGGGTGTCTTTTATTCCAGTGGAATTTCAGAGAAGTGGCTGTGTATGGGCCTGTGGTCGTGGGGAGGGGGACACAAGGTATACCCAATGGATATATAGTAGGGAAAGGGGGCTGAGAAATATGTAAGGGGATGTGTAACATGACACGATCCATGGCGGGGCCAATGAGGTCTGCATTCCTAGTACCGAAGGTGTTCCCTCTACCTTCCCATTTGTCTCAGAAAAGGGGCGGAAAACTTTCCCCGCTGTGGGAGAGGTCGGATCACCTGGTGGCTTAGGGACTTAGAGACCCAGTAAAGGGCACTCAGAGACCCAGTAAAGGGCACTCTAACTCCAGGAGCCCTGGGTTGGGGAGGAGAGTCTCTAGGAGCCTAGACTGAGGAGGCGGGGGGAGTGAGTAGGTCAAGTGACTCAGCTCAATGAGTCCTCGGGTTTGGGGGGGTTGTTCCAAGGCCAGCCCCCTGTCCCCCTACCCAATTCTTACATAAGATATGGAGGACCTCTCCAACACCAATGGACAGGCACACATTTTCCCATCAGTGGAGAGACCCTGAATGGATAGAGGACAGACAGACAGGAGACAGACATGTCTCTGCTGTAGGCCACACTTAGCTGTCACCTTGTGTAGGGGTAGGGAATTTTCTTCTCCTCCCCTGCCTATTCCTCTCAATCAGAGCCCAGCAGGTGGATGCTTCAGAAATAGGGTGCTTCTGTAGGGATCCCTTCCCTTCactgcctcccctccctgcttGGCTTCTGACCCTAAAGGAAGCTGTTGGCCTCATTACCCCTGAGCATTGAGCTAAGGCTTCAGGCCTCTCTCTGACTAATTCCCTCTCAAGAGAGGCCCAGAGACCCTCAGATTCCACCATCCATCCAGCACTGTCTTGATTATGGTGGCCTTGATTAGGGAATCTCCCATCCTGAGTCACCTCCAAGGATGCCAGAAACCTGGAAAGGGGCAGGTAGGGAGTAGGCTAAGAGAAGGCTCAGGGAAGGACAGACACCCAGGGCCCTGCTCTACCCAGACAGCTCTCAAAGGGCTCCCTGGGCACGGAGTTCAGAGTCCCATCAGTGGGTCCCTTCAGAAGGGCAGCTGAGCCTAGGACCCAGGGCTGTGGACCGGCCCCAACCTCTCCCATCCTTGGTGTCTCCCTTGGCTCCACTCTGCTGGCCAGGTGGGTCTGTGCTGGGTCCAGAAGCCAAGCCCTGCACTGAGGTGTGGGGGACGGAGAAGCAGCCAAGAGAGCACCAGCCTGCTGTGGGACCAGGCCTCTGAGGGCCCCACTACCTTCTAAGAACCGTCCTATTCCCTCCTGGAGTTGGCAAGCTCCCTTTGCGGTCTGCAGAAAGGACC contains:
- the TLX1 gene encoding T-cell leukemia homeobox protein 1 isoform X2 produces the protein MEHLGPHHLHPGHAEPISFGIDQILNSPDQGGCMGPASRLQDGEYGLGCLVGGAYTYGGGGSAAGAGAGGAGAYGTGGPGGPGGPAGGGGACSMGPLTGSYNVNMALAGGPGPGGGGGGSSGGAGALSAAGVIRVPAHRPLAGAVAHPQPLATGLPTVPAMPGVNNLTGLTFPWMESNRRYTKDRFTGHPYQNRTPPKKKKPRTSFTRLQICELEKRFHRQKYLASAERAALAKALKMTDAQVKTWFQNRRTKWR
- the TLX1 gene encoding T-cell leukemia homeobox protein 1 isoform X1; this translates as MEHLGPHHLHPGHAEPISFGIDQILNSPDQGGCMGPASRLQDGEYGLGCLVGGAYTYGGGGSAAGAGAGGAGAYGTGGPGGPGGPAGGGGACSMGPLTGSYNVNMALAGGPGPGGGGGGSSGGAGALSAAGVIRVPAHRPLAGAVAHPQPLATGLPTVPAMPGVNNLTGLTFPWMESNRRYTKDRFTGHPYQNRTPPKKKKPRTSFTRLQICELEKRFHRQKYLASAERAALAKALKMTDAQVKTWFQNRRTKWRRQTAEEREAERQQANRILLQLQQEAFQKSLAQPLPADPLCVHNSSLFALQNLQPWSDDSTKITSVTSVASACE